The genomic stretch TGGGACATGTTTGTAGTTGATCTTTGAGGTTGGAATAATTTTTTCGAGGCAAAAACTCGGGTAGGCTTAGTCTTACAGATCATGTGGTTCAAATGTTGTCACATCTTCAATTTTTGGGTTGGTGAAAAATGGCATGACAAAACATGGAAATGGGGCAATGACCGTCCCTGAGCATTAATGGCCATGatttggtcaaaaaattttGTGCGGTTTAGATAACAAGTTGTGCATCGATTTTCACATCATGTGTGGGGCTCGTAAAATTTTGTACTAAAGTTACACGTTGTGCAAACAAAGTTACGCCGTGTATAACCAAAGTTACGCGCTGTTGAAAATGATCAAAACGGTTGgggacggttgcacctgcaaccgtccgTGTCCCTTGTCCGACAAAACATAGGGCACACAGTCTGTATAGATTGAGTCTACTCAAGTGTTTGCCATTTTTTATGCAGACAATTGGCAATTAgtattggtcaaaaattaaCTTTCCTTTGAAGGATGCAGAAGCTTCGTCTTAGCCTAAAACGCGAGAAAGGTATCAATGGTGAGGACACGATTCACCCATATTACCCAATTTTGCCAAAAGATTTTCCCAGGCCCACCAACAAATCTTCTAGGCTTTACTAGTTGGACAAGACAATTCCACCAAGAAAACTTCAAGTCTCTCTTCCCTGCATTGTAAATCTGAATGAAACATTTGGATattagattatttgaaataatactgtaatattttttttggtaatgTCATGTATATGAAATGAAAATTTAGTTAAAAGatcaaaaaataattaaacaatataTTTATCATGTAAGCATAATAATATTTGCAAATAATGGCCATCCAATCATAGTAAAGGCATTTTCTAGTTCTTTAGTTATTCGATTACCCATGATTGGCTCCCTTGTTTGTAATATAGTTAGAACTTGTTTAGATTGCGAGTTTTTGGGgagaatttttaaaaatattatatatatatatttttcaattatctttcATATATATTACGTCGCTATTACATTTTTTCTTCAAACACAAGGAAAAAACTCCTAAAAAGTGCAGTTCATACGTGACCCTGTCTACAAGTATTTTTTCTATCCAAACTCCTAAAAATTGTAATCCAAACCGGGCCTTAGTAACACCATCTCGATGGATTGAAGGACGCAATAATTCATGAGACATGAGTAAGATACTCCTTTTTGATACTGAGCCGACGTAACTCATTGAATTGTATAGTTACTAGTTAGTACGTAGAGCCGTGGAAGCCAGCACAGACCATTTATTACAAGTTAGAAAACTCCATTCAAATCCAACAGCGGGCCCAAGTGTTCATGTAGCTTGCCATCAAGAAAGATTTTGCTTGAATTGGGGTAATTACTAATTACTTCAGGAGTAAAGATCCCTAGTTGGCCAATTTATTAGAGTACTGAGGTCTTGTTTGGACAGCAATTTTTCATGTAGCTTGCTACGTttttcataaatatattttctaatcacctttttacctcacatatatcaaatcgttacagtaattattttacgaaaaaatccaaaaaaatgcaattcaaacaaAGCCTAAATTGCTCAAACCAATCAGAGAAGGCTAAGTGTGTGTGTGGGGAATAGTTTTCAAATGTCTTCTTGTAAGTGAAAATAGGTGTTAGTTGGAAAGTTGAAAATCTCAACTAACATATGAATCTTGCTAATAAATGCTTTAATAAAAGAAGTGTAACAACTATAAGATGATCCATGTAGAAGAAACAAGTCCAGTGTTTATGACTGACTCATTCAATACATAATCAAAAGATCTATTAAACTCTTAATATTAAAAAGCATCAGGGAAGCTATAAGAAAAATCTTTAATGGGGAAGTGTAACTACAATTTTCATTCCTGAGCCATCTTTTTCTGGAGATGGAATAATCATGACCAAAGCTTCATCAGGCACAGAGTTGATCCAGCATGATACATGAGCAGGCCTGTTTCCTTCTTCAAACCAGATTTCTGTAACCCCTAAGTCATCCCAAGTTGAACAAGTGTGAATTCCATTCACAGTTGTGGATGGTTTTTGAACCAAACCTCCTCTCGTAAAGTTTCTTACATTAACTTCTTCTGATGGTTCTTTCACCAAGAAGGAGAAATTTAAGCTTGGAGCTGTTTTATAGCCAAGCTTGTACTCTGCCTCGTCAATGCATGCTGCTGCAAATTTGTTGTGGATTTCACTGTCCAAATCCAGAACTTCGTTGGCAATGGTGAAGATCATAGTTTTGGCAGCATATGCTTTTTTGCTTGAGCCAATTGATAGACCTGGGAAAGGGCCAGGGTTCCTGAGATTGGGTCGGTAAAATATTGGTATTTTGGGCACATCAGTTCTTGAAACCATTTCAACGTGAATATCTCTCCATCTCTTCAAAAAACTTGTCATAGCAACAGGATCAACCAGAAGAAGGCTGCAACTAATCCCAATAGAGTATCCCCCACATTTGAAGCTGGTTACCTAAAacatatttaaaagaaaaaaatgaagatacTGCTTAGATCCTTTCACCTGAAGATCAGATATATTTTACATTATCCTCACCTATGACACCGCTAATACCCAGAACAAACAAATCCCAAATTTAAAAAGTTTACCAAATGATGAATGATTCCTCAACGCCTTAGTGTGAACTATCAGTTTATCATGCATGAGACTTAATCATTGGTCAGTTCTAGTCAAGAAGTATAGTAGTCCAATTTTTAGTCTGTATACTTGCTAACCTGGACataaaacaaaggggaaaatTGAGGATTTTGTTCATGATCCAAACCCTCCCAAAAGACAAGTTCAGCTTCTGCTTTTTTCTCAtccttcaaatcaagaaactcTGATAAGGTCATGGCAAGCTGTGCCTCAATCAGTCTAACTCCTGAATCATTTGACACCATCTCCAACTCTCCTTCAACATCT from Coffea eugenioides isolate CCC68of chromosome 8, Ceug_1.0, whole genome shotgun sequence encodes the following:
- the LOC113779512 gene encoding uncharacterized protein LOC113779512; amino-acid sequence: MAACNGNGPFCSKLEFHAIQTVMPVKPTDPRKSTRVCLSENPISGIFSRCFNVLLCYQKVASEEEDSGIASGSLVAGWIRESLGWALSEQPMLAGRLRRNQDVEGELEMVSNDSGVRLIEAQLAMTLSEFLDLKDEKKAEAELVFWEGLDHEQNPQFSPLFYVQVTSFKCGGYSIGISCSLLLVDPVAMTSFLKRWRDIHVEMVSRTDVPKIPIFYRPNLRNPGPFPGLSIGSSKKAYAAKTMIFTIANEVLDLDSEIHNKFAAACIDEAEYKLGYKTAPSLNFSFLVKEPSEEVNVRNFTRGGLVQKPSTTVNGIHTCSTWDDLGVTEIWFEEGNRPAHVSCWINSVPDEALVMIIPSPEKDGSGMKIVVTLPH